ACGATTCCGGCAGCCCCGGATCCTCGGGAACTTCGCCCTTGACGATCGCTTCGTAGACGCGGCTGCGTCCCTCGACGTCGTCGGACTTGACGGTCAGCAGCTCCTGCAGCGTGTAGGCCGCGCCGTAGGCTTCGAGCGCCCAGACCTCCATTTCCCCGAAACGCTGGCCGCCGAACTGCGCCTTGCCGCCCAGGGGCTGCTGGGTGATCAGCGAGTAGGGACCGATCGACCGCGCGTGGATCTTGTCGTCGACCAGGTGCGAGAGCTTGAGCATGTAGATGTAGCCGACCGCGACCTTCTGCTCGAGCTCCTCTCCGGTCACGCCGTCATAGAGCCGCGTCTTGCCCGACGACGGCAGGCCGGCTTCGGACATGTACTCCTTCAGCAGCTTCTCGCTGGCGCCGTCGAAGACCGGCGTCGCGAACTTCACCCCGAGCGCCTTGCCGGCCCACCCCAGATGGGTCTCCAGGATCTGGCCGACGTTCATCCGGCTCGGCACGCCGAGGGGATTGAGCACGATCTCGACCGGCGTACCGTCCGGCATATAGGGCAAGTCCTCTTCGGGGAGGATCCTCGAAATGACGCCCTTGTTGCCGTGGCGGCCGGCCATCTTGTCTCCGACCTGGAGCTTGCGCTTCATGGCGACGTAGACCTTGACCAGCTTGATGACGCCGGGGGGCAGCTCGTCGCCCTTCTGCAACAGCGCCACCCGTTCCTCGTTGACCCGGTGGATGACGTCGATGTGCGATTCCGTCTTGCGGTAGATCTTCTCCACCGTGTCGTGCTTCTTGGAATCGCCCAGCGGCAGGCGCAGGATCTCCGCCCGGGTCAGTCGCGAGAGCGCTTGATGGGTGATCTTCTGGCCCTTCCCCAGCAGCGGCTCGCCGTCCCGCGTCGAGACGTCGGCAAGGACTTTGTCGCCGGCCAGGAAGTCGAGGATCTTCTTGTTGCGCTCCTCGGTGAGAATCCGCACCTCGTCCTTGATGTTCTTCTGCAGCCGGGCGATCTCCTCTT
This window of the bacterium genome carries:
- a CDS encoding DNA-directed RNA polymerase subunit beta produces the protein FEDAIVVSEQLVKEDKYTSIHIEEFETSARDTKLGPEEITRDIPNVSESALKDLDESGIIRIGAKAGAGDILVGKVTPKGETQLTPEEKLLRAIFGEKAGDVRDASLKVPPGIEGMVVDVKIFSRKGVEKDHRAQEIEEEEIARLQKNIKDEVRILTEERNKKILDFLAGDKVLADVSTRDGEPLLGKGQKITHQALSRLTRAEILRLPLGDSKKHDTVEKIYRKTESHIDVIHRVNEERVALLQKGDELPPGVIKLVKVYVAMKRKLQVGDKMAGRHGNKGVISRILPEEDLPYMPDGTPVEIVLNPLGVPSRMNVGQILETHLGWAGKALGVKFATPVFDGASEKLLKEYMSEAGLPSSGKTRLYDGVTGEELEQKVAVGYIYMLKLSHLVDDKIHARSIGPYSLITQQPLGGKAQFGGQRFGEMEVWALEAYGAAYTLQELLTVKSDDVEGRSRVYEAIVKGEVPEDPGLPESFNVLVRELQSLCLDVELLKA